In Methanosphaera sp., a genomic segment contains:
- a CDS encoding DUF6198 family protein, with the protein MKNIIDENINKQLYDINIEKEIKKAVLLILGLFLISYAIALSIRCNLGTTAISTIPYELSFIVPISVGSLTIIFQTSLLIMQRLLLKSSFPKVQYLQFVVALIFGNFINFSLTLTAADIPHTPLQKWILCIISCFIMALGLLVEINSKSIILPADGLIIALSHIKDKEFGKIKTKFDVICVLIAASLSIICFGSLKSVGLGTIFAAVVVGYIMRFYRKIIKTSLNYINKHDHEIHIQHHKHHIKIGGNNE; encoded by the coding sequence ACAACTATATGACATAAACATAGAAAAAGAAATAAAAAAAGCAGTACTATTAATTTTAGGATTATTCCTCATATCCTATGCAATAGCACTATCAATACGATGTAATCTTGGAACAACAGCAATATCCACAATACCGTATGAACTATCATTTATAGTACCAATCTCAGTTGGAAGCCTAACAATAATCTTCCAAACATCACTACTAATAATGCAAAGATTACTTCTAAAATCATCATTTCCAAAAGTACAATACCTACAATTTGTAGTAGCACTAATATTTGGAAACTTTATAAACTTTTCACTAACACTAACAGCAGCCGACATACCACACACACCACTCCAGAAATGGATACTATGCATTATATCATGCTTTATAATGGCATTAGGACTACTAGTTGAAATCAACTCAAAATCCATCATACTACCTGCTGACGGCCTAATAATAGCATTAAGCCATATAAAAGATAAAGAATTTGGAAAAATAAAAACAAAATTTGATGTAATATGTGTACTAATTGCAGCAAGCCTATCAATAATATGTTTTGGAAGTCTGAAATCAGTAGGACTTGGAACCATCTTTGCTGCAGTAGTAGTGGGATATATTATGAGATTCTATAGAAAAATCATAAAAACATCACTAAACTACATAAACAAACACGACCATGAAATACACATACAACACCACAAACACCACATAAAAATAGGAGGAAATAATGAATAA